One Campylobacter concisus DNA segment encodes these proteins:
- a CDS encoding disulfide bond formation protein B produces the protein MESMQDKMSQSFTRSTEISAGWGDDEKLFFNLFALAALALIALPVGIACLVLGFGMGDSPCIMCWHERFCMVAISFMALVIVRYGFKVKYLAAILFLACLGLYDGFLHYSLDGTGGGYLDIKQGFGLEILGAHTQFWVVVVHFCVIIFLGVILLLGKNVGKIMQKSEEGAYGAVLPKFALGKIAVVAFAIIMAFNCVQAFITAGPPPYLASATPSRMSIDPSKWFWELDHWEETEIDFRESWNPKLPNLPK, from the coding sequence ATGGAAAGTATGCAAGATAAAATGTCTCAAAGCTTCACCCGCAGCACCGAAATTTCTGCGGGCTGGGGCGATGATGAGAAGCTATTTTTCAACCTTTTTGCCCTCGCGGCGCTCGCTCTCATCGCTTTGCCGGTAGGTATCGCATGCCTTGTTTTGGGCTTTGGTATGGGCGATAGTCCCTGCATTATGTGTTGGCATGAGAGATTTTGCATGGTAGCGATCTCGTTTATGGCGCTAGTTATCGTTAGATACGGCTTTAAGGTCAAATACCTCGCTGCAATCCTCTTTTTAGCGTGCCTTGGGCTTTACGACGGCTTTTTACACTATAGCCTTGACGGCACTGGCGGCGGCTACCTCGACATCAAGCAGGGCTTCGGGCTTGAAATTTTAGGCGCACACACGCAGTTTTGGGTCGTAGTGGTACATTTTTGCGTCATTATATTTTTGGGTGTGATTTTGCTGCTAGGCAAAAACGTAGGTAAAATAATGCAAAAAAGTGAAGAGGGCGCATACGGCGCGGTTTTACCCAAATTTGCGCTAGGCAAGATAGCCGTGGTGGCCTTTGCTATCATCATGGCTTTTAACTGCGTCCAGGCTTTCATCACGGCAGGCCCTCCGCCCTATCTAGCCTCCGCGACGCCTTCGCGCATGAGCATCGATCCGTCAAAGTGGTTTTGGGAGCTTGATCACTGGGAAGAAACCGAAATTGATTTTCGCGAAAGCTGGAATCCAAAACTACCGAATTTACCGAAGTGA